The Homo sapiens chromosome 16, GRCh38.p14 Primary Assembly genome includes the window TCTGTGGGATCATGTCCCCAAGGCTGACCGGTGATGTCAGCGCAGCTGCCCCTTTCCCAGGGACTGGGGTTGTCTGGTAGAGAGCCAGGCGGGGCTCTGTCTCCACTTATTGCCCAAGGTCCCTGGGTAACAGGGAGGGTGGGCTCAGGCCTCCCTGGCTGGGGGAGCGGGGGGGGCTGGGCTCCCTGCCCCCCCAAGGTGGTAAAAGGGGCCCCGCAGCTGGCAGGCCCCACACCTTCTGAGGCAGCGGCATGGCTTCCCTCTGGCTCCTCTCCTGCTTCTCCCTTGTGGGGGCCGCCTTTGGTGAGTGCTGGTGCCCGAGGGGTCTGTCCTGAGGGAGCCCTGAGCCTGGCTGAGAGGGGGATCTGAGTCCCCTGCTCTGCCCCCTGGGGCCTCATCCCCAGCACAGGTAACCTGAGGGCTCAGGAGAGGGTGCATTCTGGGGCTTTCTGAGCCCACACAACCTGCTCCAGGAGTGGGAAGGACGATGCTGGTCTCTGCCATGGTCTGAGGCTCCAGaagtggctggggtgggggtgcctTGTGCAGGGTAAGGTGTGGCCCCAGGAGACCTCCCAAGGCCTCCACCGGGGTTTTTATTGTGCTGGGTACTTGTCaagcattttcttcctttctttcttttttttttttcgagacagaatttcactcctattgccgaggctggagtgcaatggtgcaatctccacttactgcaacctccatctcctgggttcaaatgatcttcctgcctcagcttcccgagcagctgggactacaggcatggaccaccaaccctggctaatttttagtagagacgggctttcaccacgttggccaggctggtcttgaactcctgacctcaggtgatgcccccgcctcggcctcccaaagtgctgggattacaggcatgagctactgtgcccagccgtgttttctattttttaaaagagaaatagtaaaagaaaatacagaaaagaatatgACATCCTTGTATCTACTGTCAGAATTCAGCAAATCTTTTTGCACATTTGCTTCAGATATTTCTAAAACAGATTGTACTCaggcttcccttttctccctccttccctctctggaATGTGAGCTTGATTCTGAACTTTCTATGAATAATTGCAGTGTGAGCTTATACAATTGTACtacatatttttatacatctATACATAAGGTTTCAAAAAGGTTACATCAATGGAACGGTATTCTAtcctgtttttggttttggttttggttttggttttgagacagggtctcactctgtcacccaggctggagtgcagtagtgtgagtttgcagcctcaaactcaagggctcgagtgatcctcccactatagcctcccgagtagctggcgcTACAGGCACGCTaagtttaaaaacttgttttgttttgtagagatggaggttttttttgttatttttttttcttttctttgagacagagtttcactcttgtcacccaggctggagtgcagtggcgtgatcttggctcactgcaacctccgcctcctgggttcaagcatttctcctgcctcagcctactgagtagctgggattacaggcatgcatcaccacacctggctaatttttgtatttttaatagagatggggtttcaccatattggtcaggctggtcttgaactcctaacctccagtgatccgcccacctcagcctcccaaagtgatgggattacaggcgtgagcccccatgcccgacctggggtcttattatgttgtccaggctggtctcgaaatcctgtgctcgagtgatctgctcacctcaacctcccagggtgctggattacaggtgtgagccactgtgcctggctgatgtAACTAATACTCCATTCTACCTCCATTCTACAACAATGTGCTTTTTCCCTACTCAAATCTTCTCACTTCCTGCATGTTGACGTGGAGTTTCAGCTCATTCACCTGCATTTTTATAATGCGTGCTCTGTTGTGTGAGTATGCCACCATCTagttctcttatttatttatttatttttttagatggagtttcacacttgtcgccctggctggagtgcagtggcatgatttcggctcactgcaacctccacctcccaggttcaagcatttctcctgcctcagcctcctgagtagctggaactacaggcatgagccaccaccccagctaatttttgtatttttagtagagacagggtttcatcatattggccaggctggtcttgaactcctgaccttgtgatccacctgcctcggccttccaacgtgctctttctcatttttttgctattacaataCCAGTTTTTGATGCTCTGAAACGTCAGGGAGGCACCTTGCCTGCCTGTGTTCCTGTGGGCAGGAGACGCAGGGGCTGCCTTGTAAGCAGGCGAATATGACCCCAGAAGGGGACAGCTGGTCTGAGGGACGCGGGTGTGCTCAAATGTAAAGCCCAGTTTGTTGGGTTGGCCCGCGCACAGGAGTCGAGAATCTGGTCCTGACATAGCAGAGGCATGGTGGGCGTGTGTGGAACACCTGactattttcattgttttgttttctgcttccaATGTGCCATTTTATGGTGTGGAAGTAAAGTCCAGctgtgtttgttttgattttttcttgagatggagtttggctctgtcacccaggctggagtgcagtggcacgatctcagcttactgcaacctctgtcccccaggttcaagcgattctcctgcctcagcctcccaagtagctgggattgtaggcctgtgccaccatgcccggctaatttttgtatttttagtagagatggggttttactatgttggccaggctggtcttaaattcccaacctcaggtgatccaccccgcttggcctctcaaagtgttaggattacaggcgtgagccactgtgctggccaaaGTCCagttttattaaataagaaaccAAGACCGGATatatgggggctcatgcctgtgatctcagcatgttgggagatcaaggcaataggattgcttcagcccgggaatttgaggttgcaaggctgggcacggtggctcacgcctgtaatcccagcactttgggaggccgaggcgggtggatcacaaggtcaggagatcgagaccatcctggctaacacggtgaaaccccgtctctactaaaaatacaaaaattagctgggcttggtggcgggcacctgtagtcccagctactcgggaggctgaggcaggagaatggcgtgaacccaggaggcggagcttgcagtgagccaagattgtgccactgtactccagcctgggcaacagagcaagactgtctcaaaaagaaaaaaaaaaaaaaaaaaaaaaggaatttgaggttgcagtgggccatgatgacaccacggcactccagccagggtgacagagcaagaccctaactggaaaaaaaaaaaagagaaacccaaACTTTACACAATGTTTCCTGAAATTGTGGAATTCAACCTGCCCACCCAGGGTCCACGGTGCCATTTCACTCTCCCGTCTGCAAATTGTCAGAGCCCCAGATTCCTGGTGGACTTGGGGTTATCAGATTTTCTTCCCACTTCCCCTCTCGCCACCAGTCTAACAAAGGCACGTGGGCCAGTGGAGCTCACGTGGTTCTGCTGccctttttatagctgaggacACCAAGGCCTGAGTGCTGCCCTGCCCGGTCTAGGGTCACACGGCAAGGAAAGTGTGTCCTCGAGGCTGAGCCCAGGCAGTCTTACAGCCCGGCCTGTTTTCTGCTTCTTCAGGCTGGACAGGCCCCAGGTAGGAGGAGACATGACGCTCTGCATCCTGGAAGGATGACTGGAGCCAGCAGGCCGAGAGTTGGGAACGTTTGAGCCTAGAGACTTGGggaccagggaggcggaggcggcATGTGCCAGGGAGGTCCTGAGCTGGCTTCAGTGGACTGGGGTAGAACCGGGAGAGCTGCACGCAGGCAGGTGAGGCCCAGGTGGGTTTGGGGCCTCAGCCCTTATTCACCCCACTCCCCCCCAGGCTGCGGGGTCCCCGCCATCCACCCTGTGCTCAGCGGCCTGTCCAGGATCGTGAATGGGGAGGACGCCGTCCCCGGCTCCTGGCCCTGGCAGGTGTCCCTGCAGGTGAGGGGGTTCTGCAAGGTGGGGGGCACCCTGGGTAGGGGCCAGGCTGGGGGTGCCCCCGGGTGGGAGGTGCTGACCCTCCCCATCTTGCTCACAGGACAAAACCGGCTTCCACTTCTGCGGGGGCTCCCTCATCAGCGAGGACTGGGTGGTCACCGCTGCCCACTGCGGGGTCAGGTGAGGACCGGGCAGCCTTGGGCTCCGCTTCCAGCACCGGTCGGGTGGGAGGGGAGCAGGGCATGTTCTCTCACCCACAACGCTCTGCCCAGGACCTCCGACGTGGTCGTGGCTGGGGAGTTTGACCAGGGCTCTGACGAGGAGAACATCCAGGTCCTGAAGATCGCCAAGGTACCCAGGCCCCGTGCAGCAGAGGGCAGGGCCGTGGGCACGGGGGGAGACCCCTCGGCTGCTTCAGGGACAGGCGCCCAGTGGGGCCGGGCCGGCCTCGAGATTCCCATTCCGGCCCTGGGGATGGACTGCTCCTTAACGGGCACCAGGGAAGGAGTCTGTCCTCGAAGCCTGCAGGTCCTGCCTCCTCCCAGGGCCTCACCCCGGCACTctggcccccacccccaggtcTTCAAGAACCCCAAGTTCAGCATTCTGACCGTGAACAATGACATCACCCTGCTGAAGCTGGCCACACCTGCCCGCTTCTCCCAGACAGTGTCCGCCGTGTGCCTGCCCAGCGCCGACGACGACTTCCCCGCGGGGACACTGTGTGCCACCACAGGCTGGGGCAAGACCAAGTACAACGGTGAGGGGCCGCGGGGCTGCCTCTGGGGTCTGGGCTGCCTGGCCGTGGAGTCCCCCCGTGACCGTTTGGCTCTAAATTCCAACACGCTCCTAACTGCCCGTTCGTTATTGAAAATCTTCTGAATTTAAAATCCcccaaatgcaaataaaatccagGTCGGATCATGAGGAGCCTGCACAGGGAGCTTCTGAGCAGCGCCCGGCCGGGTGAGCCCTGCCCTGGCTGACCTGCCTGGAGTCGCAGCGTGGGGCTCCCACCCGGGCAGGGCCGAGGCCCCCTTGTCCCACAGGCGCTTCTGAGGCTCCAGGGGCCGTACCCAACATCGTGGTGATGGTGCAGGGTAGGGCAGGCGTGTCGGCCCCGGGTCTCTCCCTCCACTCTTGGCTGAGTGAGCCCAGGGGCCCTGACCCTCCTCCTGTCCTGCAGCCAACAAGACCCCTGACAAGCTGCAGCAGGCAGCCCTGCCCCTCCTGTCCAATGCCGAATGCAAGAAgtcctggggcaggaggatcaccgaCGTGATGATCTGTGCCGGGGCCAGTGGCGTCTCCTCCTGCATGGTGAGGCTGGCCCTGCCCAGGCCCTGGCCAGGCGAGCGGGGTGCAGGGGAGGTCTGGGCTTTCCACCCCTCTCTGCTCTCATCTACTAACCCCACTCCTTCCTGGGTGTCAGAGTCGCCTTGTTGCAAAATTCCATGGCCAATGTCAGAGCCAATGGCTCTTggagttgtgcagtgcacaatctGGACCGTGGATCCCAGCAGGACAGCGGGCTCCAGCAGCCCTCCCTCCCTCACACGGACCCCTTGGCCAGCCCCACCATGCTCTTCCTCCTATTGGTCAAACCAGCTTTACTGAGCTGCCATTAAAGGGTCCCATTCCAGGGCTGGCTCAGGCTTCCAGGGGCATGAACCACATAAGCAGCTACTAGGGTCTTTCATAACCCACGCAACAGCACATGCTGAGCCTTTGCTGTGTGTGGGGTCCTGGACTGGACTCTGGGAACAATGTCCAGTGGCCCCTGGGACCAGTCTGTCTCGGCTGCCAGATCCAagcccccttctccctctcccacagGGCGACTCTGGCGGCCCCCTGGTCTGCCAAAAGGATGGAGCCTGGACCCTGGTGGGCATTGTGTCCTGGGGCAGCGACACCTGCTCCACCTCCAGCCCTGGCGTGTACGCCCGTGTCACCAAGCTCATACCTTGGGTGCAGAAGATCCTGGCTGCCAACTGAGCCCGCGGCTCCCTCCGACCCTGCTCCCCACAGAGCCTCAGTAAACCCATGGAACACACGTCGGCGCTGTCCGTCTTCTGTTTTGGGGCCTCCAAGGCCTCACTCCACTCCGGAACCTGGGCCCCCACTGGGCTGGACTGGGCTGGGCTAGGCATGGGCGGCCTCTGGGAGGACCCTTCCTTAGTCCCCTCTCCCACCACTCAGGCTCCTGCTTCCCAGAGAGTGGCCAGGAACACACGGGCAGATGAAAAGGGGTGCAGAGACAGACGGGGGATCTGGCTGGTGGGGACCGGGTGGACCTTGGCCCCCATCCTCAGCACCTGCCCCCAGGCGACAGGTTCTTGCCACCCACCCTTGCTCTCTTGCTCTGGGCCCTGCAGGAGGGCGTGGGCAGCGTGGGGGCTGTGGGGGGATGAGCTCACTCTGGCCCCACAGACCTGTGGCTCCAAGGAATCTTCCCACGGCCACTCCTAGGGCTGCCAGACATACGCTGGAGCCAGGAGCGTTATCAACGCAAGGACTGGTGATGAGGTGGGTGGTGTCGAGGTGGGCCGTGATTGGTGGGCTCAGGGGACAGTATGGGGACCCTCTGACATCCCATGGCCTTTCTCTGGATCACTGGCTTCCCCCtggcagtgacttttttttttttttttttgagacagagtctcactctgtcgcccaggctggggtgcagtggtgcgatctcaccttccaagtagctgggactacaggcgcccgccaccatgcccggctaattgttttgtatttttttagtagagacggggtttcaccgtgttaaccaggatggtctcgatctcctgacctcgtcatccgcccgccttggcctcccaaagtgctgcgattacaggcctgagccaccgcgcccagccctatggCAATGACTCTTAAAAGTTCGAGGCTCAGGCAGGCCGGGAGCCCCAGGTCAAACATGCCCATCCCCAGCCCCAAATGCCCAGAAGCAAAAAGCCCGCCGTGCCATGTTTCATCAAGGCACCACATCCTCCGTGGCCAGATcgtcctccccttcctcctcacaCCCTGCCAGCTGGCCCCCGCCCCTCTGGCCGCTACCCCCACCCCCTCGGCCGTGCTTGGGGCATCTGTTTCCTCCCTTCCTTAGCCCCCGCACCCTCAGACCCTCCACACCCTACGATTCTGCCTCCTGAGGGGCTCCTGCATCCACGCCTTTtgcccacccctcacccccagcccctgcaccCTCTGGACTTGGGCGGCCTCCTGGGTTTATGTGCCCCCGGGCCCCACACCCCAATCCACCCCAGCCACTGACTCAGAGTCCTCAAGAGCACAGGGACCCAAGGAGATACAGCCACCATGTCCCAGCACCCTGGGCTCAGAAGGGGACAGACACTCCCTTGGGTACACAACGGTCAGGGGAGGGGGCTGAGGGCACTGCAGTGGCACCTCAGGACACCATCAACTGCCGGCTGTTCTGGGGAGGATGCCAACTCCAGCTCCGAGGCCTGGCAGGTGTCCCTGCAGATCAGAGAGGTCCTGCCCATGTGGTGGGGGGGACCCTGGGTGGTGGGCAGGCTAGAGTTGGGGGgaagtttaaaacaatttttattaatatataaatagagaCTTGGGTCTCACTATGCGGCCCGACTGGCCTTGAagtttggcctcaagtgatcctcctgcctcagcctcccaaagtgctaggattacacagCCCTCGCCCCTCGGGTCCCTTCTGCCCTTGTGGGAGTTGCCAGTCCTCCTATCCTCCCAGTACAAAGCTGGCTTCCACTTCTGCGGGGGCTACCACATCAGCGAGGACTGGGTGGTCACCGCTGCCCACCAGGGGTCAGGTGAGGCTTGAGCTTGAGGAGTTGGGGCCCACCAGGTGTCAGGGAATGACACTCATCCCCCTTCCCAACCCCAACTACACCCTGCAACCAACAGGAAAAGGGTCGGAAATGAACTGCAGGCTGGGGAACCAGCACCCCCATCCCCCGGCCACAGGCAGAGCCGCCTCTGCAGGTGACACCCACCCCAGGCCGtgcaccccacctccaccctcgcAGGCCACCCAGACGGCAGCTTGGGGAAACCTGGGAGGTCCCGTACCCTCACTGTGCAGGTGGGGAAATTTAGACCCTGAAAAAGGGATGCCCTGAGATCACCATGAGATTGAGGGGCAAGCAGGGCTCACCCTGACTGGCTCACTTCCCAGGCACCCCCATGAGCCCAGGCACCGCCTGCCACCCTCACTCTCCAGGAAGAGCCACCGCGTGGTGGCCGGGATCGTGTGGTGGCCAGGGCGTCTGACCTTGGCTCTCACCCGGAGGCCATCCAGGTGCTGAGGATGGCTAACgctaaggccacacagccagggagAGGAGGTGGCTCGTGACACCACGATGGGACACACCCACCTCTGGGAGAGGAGGTGAGTGGGCACAAGGGCCCCTGCCCAGCTGGCCTGGGCCTTGCCCTGCACCCTTGGCTGCCAGGGCCCATGGgcacctgcctctcccagcttttTCCTTCCCAAGTAGTAAAGCTCCTGAAAGGACCCTGACAGGTGTCTTCGATGGTAAAGTTTTGCTCATTGTAGAAAAACGTGGACAGATAATCATTAAAAATCACCACGTGCCACGGGCTATTCTCCATCCGTCTCCATAGACTCACCTGTCCAGTCCCATTCCTGTTCCTTTCTCAATGTACCCCAGCACTATCCAGTCCACTCATGGAGGCCTGGGCTCCCCActcctctctgccctccttccCTAGGCCTTACAAGGGCCAGGACTCAGGCTCACAGCTTCCTGAACCAGGCAGGCGAGGCTGCCTGGGgacttcctcctcttcccagccCTCTGAGCTGGAAGCGTCAGCTCATGGGATGAATGGCGCCCCGGCATGGATGAAAGCCACTTGCCCCAGCTCCCTCCAGGAGTGTgcatggcagagctggggctgccACGTGAACCCAGGCCTCAGGACCCTGGCACAGCCCCTGCACCCACACTTGCCATTTCTCCGCACCCCTCCCTGGACTCCGCCAGGTTAGGGTCTCCCAGGCCCTGGCACCCAGTTCAGGCCTGGAGAcacctcctctccttcctgcagGGTGACTCCGACAGCCCTTGCCTGCCAGGATGGAGCCTGGACTCTGGAGGGCATCGTGTCCTGGAGCAGCACCAGCACCTCCTGTTGTCACCAGGCGTGGATGCCCGCATCATGAAATTCATGCCTGGGAAGGCGTGGAGGCCGAGACCACCCCCCCTACCCCGCATCTGTGTAAAACACAAATAAAGCCATTGAGAGCAACTGCATACACCTTTacctctgtgtcctcaccaaGGCAGGTGGGCTGAGCATGAtgtggctgaggtggggggacaGATGCTGTCACGGGGACAACCTCTGTAGAGGTAAGATCAGGAGGGCTTGCGAATCACCCAGCCCTACTCCCTTCTTcatacagatggggaaaccaaggcccatGTTCATATGCAGAACGGTCAGGGCTGGGAGCAGCACCAGGGGTTCCAAGCACCCTGAAGCTTCCATCTGGGCTGCGGGCTGCTGGGTGGGGGAGCCACGAAGGGGGACACACTTGCCCAGGGCAAGGGTCTTCTCCAAGCCCCTCCCTCCCAACTCAGATGCCAGGTCCAGGTATAATTCCATGTGCACTTCGGGAGTTCCGCAGGCTGGGATGAGATTCTTTTAAGCAGAGCTCTGGATGCAGCCCCCAGCGGTGCCCTCGGCTCACAGGAACCCGTCCCCTTGTGCAGCTGTTCCTGCCCCAATCTGCCCTCACTCCAGATGCCAGCTGTGGGCATGGGCAGGTGCTCACTGTGGCAGCTCCCTAGGGTTGCAGGGGCCATGCCCAGGCTGTGCTTTCTGGGCCCCAGACCCTGCAGCTCTGAAACTGCCCCCTTTCTTGGGCCCAGGCTCTGCCCTGGCTCCCAGGGCCTTGTGGCCAGCTGCAGGCCTCACCCCGCCTCCAGGAGACACCCAGCCTCGGCgttccttggttttcttctagagagACCCACTCCTCCTCTGCCCTCCCGGGAGATGCCACGCATGGCCCTTGCCCCCGGGTGCCTTCCCCAGAACCGTCACCCACCCCGGGCTGCTCTCATCTGCCACCCTCAGGCAGCTgctcttccttttaaaaactttatttaaatggAGACTCTTAGTCAAATGATTGGAAAACCAATAACGAAAAATAGTTCTTCAGGTTCTTCTCCTGGTAAGGCGGAGGACACACCAAACTGCACTGGCCCTGTCAGGGGACACGGCACCCTCGTGGGACCAGGCTCAGCCCTCGGGGTGGCACGAGGTCCTGCAGGCTGCAGGACCCTCACACTCCAGCCCCGTCTGGTGACCCAACCCGGGCCCGTGGTGCATGCTGGGGAAGGCCACTGGCCGGCCCCTGGGCTTCGGCTCCTGAGGAGGCATGGCCCCACACCCTGCCcggccataaatatatacagattcCTGGGCATCCAGGGCA containing:
- the CTRB1 gene encoding chymotrypsinogen B isoform 2 precursor (isoform 2 precursor is encoded by transcript variant 2) → MASLWLLSCFSLVGAAFGCGVPAIHPVLSGLSRIVNGEDAVPGSWPWQVSLQDKTGFHFCGGSLISEDWVVTAAHCGVRTSDVVVAGEFDQGSDEENIQVLKIAKVFKNPKFSILTVNNDITLLKLATPARFSQTVSAVCLPSADDDFPAGTLCATTGWGKTKYNGRLWRPPGLPKGWSLDPGGHCVLGQRHLLHLQPWRVRPCHQAHTLGAEDPGCQLSPRLPPTLLPTEPQ
- the CTRB1 gene encoding chymotrypsinogen B isoform 1 precursor (isoform 1 precursor is encoded by transcript variant 1), whose translation is MASLWLLSCFSLVGAAFGCGVPAIHPVLSGLSRIVNGEDAVPGSWPWQVSLQDKTGFHFCGGSLISEDWVVTAAHCGVRTSDVVVAGEFDQGSDEENIQVLKIAKVFKNPKFSILTVNNDITLLKLATPARFSQTVSAVCLPSADDDFPAGTLCATTGWGKTKYNANKTPDKLQQAALPLLSNAECKKSWGRRITDVMICAGASGVSSCMGDSGGPLVCQKDGAWTLVGIVSWGSDTCSTSSPGVYARVTKLIPWVQKILAAN